One segment of Egibacteraceae bacterium DNA contains the following:
- the sepH gene encoding septation protein SepH — MRQLQLVGYTADLLHLVFTDTDEGGGRFKAPIDEDFVATLTEVLELVDPDAAPLGSLLGERSPHPPPAPEPDGIDAGTGDDGDEPPVGPRGVGPLAGMAAAVKWAAADNGEVVVGSDRPRPSKLAPREIQALLRAGQGVRSVAKLADTDEWWVRRWLPPIEAERDQVLQGVWSCSIAKTRLGVSADPVGEAVEKNLAAKGVRPDDPSVEWSAARREGDAHWKVILRYRSRGRAQRAVWHFSTETGELLPRNNLAVDIAWTRPRRGATRATADGARRPSRRAKAPGGVKKAGAKKVAAKKAAATKGEKKAAAKKATAKKAAAKKAAAKKAASKRGPAKKSGVKRTAPAPAAQAGTGTGDNPASR; from the coding sequence GTGAGACAGCTGCAACTGGTCGGCTACACCGCCGATCTGCTCCACCTCGTGTTCACCGACACGGACGAGGGTGGGGGACGGTTCAAGGCGCCCATCGACGAGGACTTCGTGGCGACGCTGACCGAGGTGCTCGAGCTCGTCGACCCCGACGCCGCTCCCCTCGGCTCCCTTCTCGGAGAGCGGTCGCCACACCCGCCCCCCGCGCCTGAGCCCGACGGCATCGATGCGGGGACCGGTGACGACGGGGATGAGCCGCCGGTCGGCCCGCGGGGGGTCGGACCACTGGCGGGCATGGCGGCGGCCGTGAAGTGGGCGGCCGCGGACAACGGCGAGGTTGTGGTGGGCTCCGACCGTCCGCGGCCGAGCAAGCTCGCCCCACGCGAGATCCAGGCGCTCCTGCGCGCGGGGCAGGGCGTGCGCTCCGTCGCCAAGCTCGCCGACACCGACGAGTGGTGGGTGCGCCGCTGGCTGCCCCCCATCGAGGCGGAGCGCGACCAGGTGCTCCAGGGCGTGTGGTCGTGCTCCATCGCCAAGACGCGCCTCGGTGTGAGCGCCGACCCGGTGGGAGAAGCGGTCGAGAAGAACCTCGCGGCGAAGGGCGTGCGCCCTGATGACCCTTCCGTCGAATGGAGCGCTGCACGGCGCGAAGGCGACGCGCACTGGAAGGTGATCTTGCGCTACCGCAGCCGGGGGCGCGCGCAGCGAGCAGTCTGGCACTTCAGCACCGAGACGGGTGAGCTCCTCCCGAGGAACAACCTCGCGGTGGACATCGCCTGGACGAGACCCCGCCGTGGCGCGACGCGCGCGACGGCCGATGGTGCCCGCCGGCCGTCGCGTCGCGCCAAGGCTCCGGGTGGGGTCAAGAAGGCGGGCGCGAAGAAGGTCGCCGCAAAGAAGGCTGCGGCGACGAAGGGCGAGAAGAAGGCTGCGGCGAAGAAGGCCACCGCGAAGAAGGCTGCGGCGAAGAAAGCTGCGGCGAAGAAGGCAGCGTCGAAGCGGGGCCCGGCGAAGAAGTCCGGTGTGAAGAGGACCGCCCCGGCACCGGCTGCGCAGGCCGGGACGGGCACCGGCGACAACCCGGCTTCCCGGTAG